The region TGCCCAgtgctaagcactttgcataATTTCACCCAAGTCCTCAAACAACCCCATAAAGTAGATACGCTTATTATCTACATCTTCCCAATGAACTCATAGAGGTGCAGCGCCTTGCTCGCAGGAAGTGGGATTTGCGCTCAGCTCTGATGGGCTCAAAATTCTGATTCTGTGTGAGGCACAAAAGAAGCTTCTGGTTCTGGGACAGTCAGTTAAAGTCAAACAGTCAggcaacaaatatttcctgacgTGTTTGTTCATCAGCAACCCCTGGGCCAGGATTGGGGATACGGAGAAAAGGGCAGAAGGGTACATCCGTAGAGAGTGGCCaggagaagaggcagaggaggggaacATATTATTCATCAGCCCTTTTGAAGCAGTACAGTCAGATATGACTCCTGTCTTCTGGAGCGTTGGCCTTGGCCTTGGGGGCAACCAAGGCCAGGAGTCTGTCatgaagaaaaggacaaaggaaTAAAGTTCAAATCCAAAAGGGATGTGTCAAGTAGACATAacatttaaggggcttccctggtggcacggtggataagaatccgcctgccaatgcaggggacacggattcgagccctggtctgggaagattccacatgctgaggagcacctaagcccatgcaccacaactactgagcctgagctctagagcccgtgtgccacaactactgagcccatgtgccgcaactactgagcccatgtgccgcaactactgaagcccgcacgcctagagaccacacttcacaacaagagaagccaccccaatgagaagcccccacaccacaatgaagagtagcccccgatcgccacaactagagaaagccctcgtgcgttaacaaagatccaacacagccaaaataaattaaaaaattaaaaaaaaagaaataacatttaattaaaCAGCACTTACTGCATGCCACAGACTGTTTTAAGAATTTGACGCACTCAttcctccttgttttttttttttgaatcctccttgttttacaggtgaggaaaccaaggcacagagagcttaagtgacttgccaaaggtcacacagcaggaacTAGGCAGACATGGGATTCGAACCCCGCTCTGCCCATCACCAGAGCCcttattgttgttttatgtaaattgaggtgaaatttaaaaatatataatataaataattaaataggactgcacttccactgcagggggtacagtTCCAATCCCTCACTGGGGAAGCtccacaagctgcacggtgtggccaaaaacaaaaaacaaaacaaataaataaataaattgaggtgaaattgacatataaaattaaccgtggtaaagtgaacaattcagtggtatttagtatattcataatgttgtgcaaccaccacctctgtctAGATGCAAAATGTTTTCGTCACCCCAGAGACATACCGGTAGGAATTACTCCtgattcctccctcctcccaacccttggcaaccactagtctgctttctgtctctatgggtgTGCCTATTCCAGACATctcctataaatggaattatcCACTATGTGacctttggtgtctggcttctttcactcagcataatgctttcaaggttcatccacattgtatcATGTGTCATTGCTTCGTTCCTTTCtaggctgagtgatattccattgtatggatggaccatattttgtttatccagtcatctgttgatgggcatcagggtcgtttccactttttggctattgtgactagtgctactatgaacatgcatgtacatgtaacattaaaatggtcaattttgggcttccctggtgatgcagtggttgagagtccgcctgccgatgcaggggacacaggttcgtaccccggtccgggaagatcccacatgccgcggagtggctgggcccatgagccatggccgctgagtctgcgcgtctggagcctgtgctccgcaacgggagaggccacaacagtgagaggcccgcgtactgcaaaaaaaaaaaaaaaaaaaaaaaaaaggtcaattttatttcatatgaattttacctcaatatatatattttttaagtgatgCTATCAGCTGAGAAGGCCCAGAAGCAACAACATCAACTCCCACCCTCAGTAGCAATGAGCAGACTCAGCATCCAGGTCTTGGCTTCTCAATGCCACTCTCCAGTAAAGGGAACACAGGCTCCCTGGGAAAATGGCTGATACTAGGACTGGGGCAGGGGAAATGCAACATGAGCCTGGAACATGTTGTGGTGCCAGACAGTAAggaagtacttaaaaaaaaatatatatatatatatagagagagagagagacagacagacagacagacagacagacagacagagagacagagagacagagacagagagagatagtCATGTCAAAAGAGCAGTGCCTGAAAGAAAATGCTTAGAGCAGAGACCaattgaaagagctcccaatggccaaagctggaacaatttgggtggtgaaataaataataatagtattgaattttaacccaaagaataaaaataactattcatGAGTCCATATTGGTATAAACAAATAATTGCAcaagtaaataaatggagatgaaacaactcttccttacagaagaattccaaataataaataatagcaaaTGCACACGCTCCACCAATGAATGCTAATATCAGTGGGTGGAACAGGAAACAGGATCTTTGCATAGCCTCAAAGCATCTCACTCAAAGCATTTATTAGTTAGTATAGTTTTAACATATATCCACAAATTCTTCCATACTCCTCCTCCCAGACGGTGGAGTTTAATTTCCCTGCTCTGGATGGAGGCTGGGAATGTTCTGTTTCTGGACCTGAGGGTTGGATGCAGAagtgtgttcagtttgtgaaaattcttcCAGGTGTCCACTGATGATCTgggcacttttctgtatgtgcCCAGATCTGTATGAACTTTGATAAAAAGTTCAATTtgttagaatgaaaaaaaaaaaggaaaaaaaaaagaaatagactcagtTATGTTTCAGAGATTCAGTTATCTGTTTCAGAGATGCCCAGGTTGGTGTTAAAACTAATTCAAagcagggaattctctggcggtccagtggttaggactccgagcctTCACTGCagagggtctgggttcaatccctgcttggggaactaagatcgcataAACCATGTGGCAcggtgaaaaacaaacaaacaaacaaacaaaacgaataaaaagcaaagaagtgGTGATGGCTGAAGTCAGGATGGTGGCTACCTCTGTAGGGAAGAAATTGTGACTGGggatgcggggtggggggggttgaCATCTGTGGTGCTGGCACTGTCCTTCTTCTTGATCTGGGTAATGATGACATgggtgtttaaaaaaatcattattttttaaattgagcaaATTgcaatgtttttcacattttggtGGTGTCCTGGAGCTGGCTTATACTGACTTGTGAAAACTGATTGTTACCTTTTCAGGAATTTGGCAACATCACACTGATATCacctggtagcttgaaattgaccAGAAACCTATAACTGGTATAAatcagggccttttttttttttttcccggagAGCCCATTGGGgtttacttgttttgttttgttattgtttaatatttttaaaaattgaagtatagggggcttccctggtggcgcagtggttaagaatctgcctgccaatgcaggggatatccctggtctgggaagatcccacatgccgcggagcaactaatcccgtgtgccacagctactgagcccgtgctctagagcccacgagccgcaactactgaagcctgcacacctagagcccctgtgctctgcagcaagagaagtcaccgcaatgaaaggcccgcgcaccgcaacgaagagtagcccccgctcgcagcaactagagaaaacccgcatgcagtaatgaagacccaatgcaaccaaaaataaataaaataaaataaaataatttatttttttaaaaattgaagtatagggacttccctggtggtccagtggctaaggctccgtgctgccaatgcaaggggcccgggttcgatcctggtcagagaactagatcccgcatgccacaactaaagatcccgcgtgctgcaactaaggcctggtgcagtcaaataaataaagaaagaaatattttttaaaaattatttaaaaaattgaagcataattaatttacaatgttgtgttagtttcaggtgtatagaacagtgattcagttatacacacatttatatatatgtgtatatatatatatatattctttttcagattttttcccttataggttattacaaaatattgagtatagttccctgtgctatacagtaggtccttgttggttatctattttatatatagtagtgtgtatatgttaatcccaacctcctaatttatccctcccccacccctttcccctttggtaatgataagtttgtcttctgtctgtgggtctatttctgttttgtaaataagttcatttgtatccggAAAGCCCACTGTTAAACATTGCCCAGCACACGACAGTTCCTCTCTGTATATGATATTAgttaaacacttaaaaattatatttaaaattatggtaACATACACATAACAGgaaatgtaccatcttaaccattttaagtgtccAGTTCAACGACATAAAGTACATTCACATGgtcgtgcaaccatcactaccatccatctccacAACCCTTTTCATCTGcgaaactgaaactctgttcccataacaattttttaaaaaataaatttactttatttttggctgcattgggtctgttgctgcacgcgggctttctctagttgcggcgagcgggggctactcttcgttgcggttcgcgggcttattgcagtggcttctcttgttggggagcatgggctctaggcgcgcgggtttcagtagttgtggtgcatgagcttagttgctctgtggcatgtggaatcttcccggaccagggctcgaacccgtgtcctctgcattggcaggcagattcctaaccactgcaccaccagggaagtcccaagagtattttttaatccttaaaaattTTCCctggggggagggatacatttggagattgggactgacatacacacactactataaataatatagataactaataagaacctactgtatagaacagggaactctactcaatactctgtaatggcctatatgggaaaataatctaaaaaaacagtggatatatgtgtatatataactgattcactttgctgtgcacctgaaactaacacaacattgtaaatcaactatactccaataaaaattaaaaaaaatactttttccctTGGAGAGCATTAGCTCTGGAACCAGAGGCTCTGTTTGAACCCCAACTCCCACCTCCACTTACTAGCTGATCTTGGGCACCTTAGGTCActcttctgtttcctcacctgtaacctGGAGACAGTCTTTGTCCTAGTCTCATAGTCCAGTGGCTCTTAAAGGTGTGGTTTCtgaacaaggaccaactgtatagcacagggaactctgctcaatgttatgtggcagcctggatgggaggggagtttgggggagaatggatacatgtgtacgtatagctgaggccctttgctgtgcacctgaaactatcacaacattatgaattggctatactccaatataaaataaaaagttaagggcttccctggtggcgcagtggttgagagtccgcctgctgatgcaggggacaagggttcgtgccccggtccgggaagatcccacatgccgcggagcggctaggcccgtgagccatggccgctgagcctgcgcgtccggagcctgtgctccgcaacgggagaggccacaacagtgagaggcctgcacaccataaaaaaaaaaaaaaaaaaaaaagtgtggtttCTGGACCGGCAGCATTAGCATGGCCTGGAAATTTGTCGTCAATGCAGATTTTCAGACACTCTGCACATAGGGCCCAGTGatgtgtgttttaacaagccctccaggagaTTCTGAGACTTGCTCAAATGAGAACTATTATCATaggctgttgggaggattaaatcaattaaacaaatatacatatttagagcagtgcctggccccACAGTGCATACTGTGTAAGCACTCATTATTCTTGTTATTATGGAGAAGGCCTGGGACCCTAGCAGTATGGTGGTGATGGGGGGGCTGGCTGTGCCCTCTCTCCCGGTCTGGTGGGGGTCTGGGTTCCTGGTCTCTGCTAAGTGGAGGCCTTCTCACCTCTCTCTGTTGAAGATGACAGTGAGCTGGACCACGTCACCCCATCCCTGGTGAAAGGTTATTGCTTGGTCCGGGAAACGGGAAAGGTCAGTgctggaggggtggagggggccGCGTGCCTGCCTCCTCTCTGCTAGTGGAGATAAAGGAGGTCACTTCGCTCCCCCATGACAGGCATGACAAGAGGGGGGAGCTAAGATGTATAAATGGGGGGCCAGGAGGCGGTGGCGGCACCAACCACAGGAAGCTGCCTTGCTGTGCCGCCTCTCACATCTCAGGCAGCCCTGTCCAGCATGGCCAAACgtcctctgctgctgctgctggccatGGGGGTGCTGGCTGGGGAGCTGTGGACAGAGGCCCAGGCAGCACCCTACGGAGTGAAGCTTTGCGGCCGTGAATTCATCCGAGCAGTCATCTTCACCTGTGGGGGCTCCTGGTGGAGACGGTCAGACATCCTGGCCTACGAAGCTATGGGTGAGGCTGGGgaggtgctgtgtgtgtgttaggggcaTTGACAGGACACAAGATGGGTCCAAGGAGCCAGGGACAGAGGTGAGatgaggggctggggcaggagagtCCCTCCTCCACCACATGCAGCTGGGGAGATGGGCCAGGCCCTCAAAGCTGTGTCAAGGCTGGGGGAGCCGTATAGGGGAGGGGCAGCAAGCCATCCACACCAGCTAAAAGTCTGCTTCTACTTGGGAGCCCTGTGCCCTGCATTAGGCAAGGCTGCTCTTTGCACAACACTGGGACGTGCCTTTCAGAAGCCGAAACTAACGTGCTTTCCAAGCCTTCAGGGAAGGGAGTGTGAGGGATGTGGTGAGTACAAGGCTAGATTTGCCACCTAGTAGGTGACCCTCCTACCAAGTTGCTTTCCTCCCCTGATCCTCTTTATCTGCAAAAGGGAGGCACAGCCCCTGTATCTTGCAGGTTTGTTAAGCGGCAAAATTCAGTGAAAACAGATTAGGACAAagttgagtgcctaccatgtgccagacactattctaagttttttttttttaaatgggtattAATTAAATCATCTACTCTGTATAAAACCCTGGAAGGTAGGAGTTATTATTATCCCCGTTTTGCCAACAAGGAAACGGAAGCTGAGAGATGATAATGGGATTGGTGCTCAGTCAGTTCAGCTCCCAAACACATGTTCTTAACCATCAGGTCCTCAGTAAATAAATAGTAGGGGAAAAGATATGACAGAAGAGGAAAGTCAAGCTCAATGAGGTTGAGTAAGCTGCCCATCAAAGCGGGAACCCAGGCCTGAATGGAATCAAAATCTTTACTCAGGAGGCTGAGTCACAAGAACAGAGAAGTAGCTGGACCAGCCAGGAGCCTGGACTCTGGGTTTGACAGATGAAATCAGCAGCCTCTGCTAGAAGGGGAACTGGGCAGCCAGGGAGCACCAGGGTGAATGCCCCAGCCCTGCCATCCACCTAACCGGTATCCAGCTGGGCACCTGTTTCTGGCccctcatgcattcattcatcagcGAGTCTCAGAGGTCAGGCACTGTGGACTTGGACAGAGTCCCCCCACCCAATCCTGACCTTTGAGCAGCCTGCCTATCCTGACCCTACCCTGACCCTGACCTCTCCGCAGCCCATATCATGCCTTTCCTGTCCTATACCGTCTCCTGCTGCAAAGGATGCCCATACTCTACCCAACCTGGCCACACTGAGACCCTTACCCAAACTGTGACTCTCTCCTGTCCCAACTGTGACCACTGTCCCCTTGCCAGCCCCAATTATACCACCACCCCATTCCAGCCTTTGCCCGCTCCCGTCCCCCTGTCTGCCAGCCCCTCTTCCTCCGACCTCGCCTGCTGGGGGTTCTAAAGCTGCGGACCCCAGGGTTGGTGGAGGGACCCCTGGGTTCCCTTCATATCCTGGGGTGGGAAGCTCAGTGGGGAGAACGGATCAGAACCTTCTCCAACCCCAAAGATAAAAAGTTCCAAAGGACTCGGCatcctgttgggggaggggaggggcaggtgtcTGCGGAGCTCGGCCACGCCTCAGCGCCGCCCACCCCCTACTACCCCTCCTCAGCCCCCGCGAGGGACTTTCCGATGCAGCGGAGGGGCGGGGAGCCGAAGCGCAAGGTGCGGAGGCGGCTGGGAGGGGCGGCTCCGCTTCCCTTTGCTGTTCGGGCGCTGGACCCCGAGAGACAAGCGGGCGGCGCTGCAGCGCTGGGCCTGGCAGGGCCGGGCCGGACTGGGGGCGCGGGGACGCCATGCGGGGAACCCAGGCCGCTCCCTTCCCGCCGCGGCGGCGGCCGAAGCTGGTTTTGCTGCCTCTGTTGATGCTGCTGTTCTGCAGGACTCGGCCCCAGGGTGAGTTACGGAGCGAACTCGTGTCGGCGCTCTGCCGCCGCGCTCCGCGGAAACGCACATCCTCCAGGGTGaaccgcaattttttggaatgaATGACAAAGGTCCGGATGCCACTCTGCTCCCCCCCGGGACAGGGACCGGGCGATGAGAGGAGTTGGGGAATGGGCGGCAGCGAGGTGGGAGCCAGGGTCCGGGGTTGGGCGGGGGTAGGGGAAAGGGCTCATCGGGTGGTAACAGGATGTAGCTggtagagggaggggaggagttatGCCCGAAGCCTGGGGAGCGGTGCCCAACGCCCCCTTCCTGCTGATCACTTCCGTAAGGGGTAGGGGGAGTTCAAGTTCTGGGGTGTGAGGGCGGCTGGGGGAATTGACCCCCTTCCCTCggaccctccctcctccctctccaggcAGCCCTGGGCCATTGCAGTGCTATGGATTTGGACCCTTGGGCGACTTGAACTGCTCATGGGAGCCTCTTGGGGACCTGGGAGCCCCTTCCACGCTGTACCTCCAGAGCCAGAAGTAGTGAGTACAATGGAGTGatttggggaaacagaggctttGGAAGAGTGACCACTCAGGTTCTAGACTTCTCAGGTTGAGAGGACCCATTAGTCCTGCCCACCCGCACCCCCCAGCCTTGCCCCACTCTCAAGCCCTTCACTTCCAGGTTCCCTCATTTCCTTGCTGTGTTACCCTGGACcagtcactttccctctctgagcctctgtttcttcttctatcAAGTAGTGATAATAATGGAACCTGCCTCTCAAGGCTGGTTCTGAGAATTCAATGAGTTAGGCACGTGGGAAAGAAAATGCTTAATGATTAGAAGCTGTTTttattgctgtgtgaccttaggcaaatagcttaacctctctgagcatatGAAAAGATCATTTGGTCTGGTGCCAGGGATGCAGCAGTGAAAGAGACACAGAAAGCCTTGTGGAGCCCACATTCTGAGGGGGTGACTGATGTTGCTTCACAATGAATCACACCTGGAAACACAAATTCATTTCAAATTTGGCTAagtgagaggagagggaaaggaacatTTGAAGATGGGAACTGGGATGGGaggctggtctttttttttttttaacgatggtaaaatacacataaaatttaccactttttttctcagccttttttaagtgtacagttcagtggaatTAAGTACAGTcacgttgtgcaaccatcaccaccacccatgTCCAGAAGAGGGGCGGGGGCTAGGGTTTTAAATTGGTAGAGGATGAGGGAGTAAGAGAAggtcttcccctttttttttaacgaggtgaaattcacataacatgaaattaaccatttgCCAGTGAAGGTTCAGTGGCAttgagtacattcacaatgttgtgcaaccagtGCCTCTATCTAGTTCCGAAACATGTCCATCACCCCAAAACGAAGTTCCATCCCCAACAGCGGTCACTTCCCAttccctggcaactactaatctactttctgtctctgagtttgcctgttctggacatttcacataaatgggatcatatgtggtcttttgtatctggcatgtggtcttttgtatctggcttctttcacttagcatgtttctcAGGTTCATTTATGTCGTAGCGAATCAGaacttcgttcctttttgtggctgaacaatattccactgtatggatatactacgttcatccactcatctgttgatggacatttgggttgtttccaccgtTGGGCAATTGCAATTGGGCGATCGTGACTAGCACTGCTTTGAACATAATGTGTACACGTTTTTGagtcctgttttcagttctttggggtatatgcctaggagtaaGATGGCTGGGGCATATGGCagttctgtgtttaactttttgaggaaccacctaACTGTTTTCTGCAACAGCTACGCCGTTTTATGTTCCTACCAGCAACATAACATAACacatgtgtttttgttgtttttttctgaagaCCTTGATTTGAACCTTTGAAATCCAACCCTTCGGGATGTCCtcaactcctctctctctctctgtcacccaCAGCAGGCCTTGCCGGCTCTGCCTTCTACATTATGCAGAATCTGGCACTCCTCACTTCCTCAGCACCCACCATAGTCCAGTTCCATCATCGCTGGCCTGGACCGTGCGGTCACCTCCTCCCTGGACTCGGTTTCCACCCTTAGCCCCACAGTCTGTTCTCCACCACAGCATCCAGAGGACACCTGTGAACTtcggttttattttttttttaatatttctttctttctttatttggctgttctgggttttagttgcagcatgtgggatcttcgttgcggcatgcaggatctagtt is a window of Globicephala melas chromosome 3, mGloMel1.2, whole genome shotgun sequence DNA encoding:
- the RLN3 gene encoding LOW QUALITY PROTEIN: relaxin-3 (The sequence of the model RefSeq protein was modified relative to this genomic sequence to represent the inferred CDS: deleted 2 bases in 1 codon), with protein sequence MYKWGARRRWRHQTGSCLAVPPLTSQAALSSMAKRPLLLLLAMGVLAGELWTEAQAAPYGVKLCGREFIRAVIFTCGGSWWRRSDILAYEAMGEAGEVLCVC